A region of the Anolis carolinensis isolate JA03-04 chromosome 1, rAnoCar3.1.pri, whole genome shotgun sequence genome:
AAGTGTGGCATAAGTGTACACAGCGGGATACTGGGGCTTCCCAACTACACAATAGATGGCAAAAGGCAACCAACTGGCTCCAAAGGTCCCAAGGATAATAGCCAGTGTGGAAACCCCCTTTTTGGTTGCTACATAGTGGGAAGCAGTCAGGAAATGCTGCTGGAGGGCTATCTGGTGTGCATGCCTGCAAACGATTTTGCAGATTTTAATGTACAGGTGGAGCAtgaggatgaagatgaagaagaaggagGCTGACAGCAAAGTCACATTGCTTTTGGTCAAAGGTCTGACAATACTGCAGGAAGAATAATCTTCCAGACAATTCCAGCCCAGGACAGGCAGCAGCCCCAAGCAGAGGGAAACCCCCCAGGTGATGATCAGCATCATATGGATGCAGAGAACAGTCCTCTCGGAGTAGTAAGTCAGTGCGTTGTACAGGGAAAGGTACCGATCGACCGTGATGGCTAGCAAACTACTCACGGAGGCTGTGAAAGAGGCAACAAGAAAGCCAACGGTGATAAGGCTGATGGTTTCTGACTGGATCAAATACTGGAACACAAAATTGAGGATGAGGCCCACGCCGGCCAGGAGGTCTGCGGTGGCCAGGCTCCCAATCAGCACAAACATTGGAGTTCTCAGGCTGGGAGTGTAGAAGATGATGGCCACTACAATGGCATTTTCACAGGCAATGATGGTTCCAGAGATGCAGAGCATAATATCCCAAGGGTTGATGAGGAAGATGGGGAGCCTGGAGGAAAGCTCCAGGGAGGAGTTGCCAGCACTGGCTTGGATCCAGGGGGCAGGGGCCCCTGTCTCGTTGGAGGGGGTGCTCTCATTCATTTCTGCCACTGCCAGGCCTGCCacctggaggaagaggaagaggaagaggaaggaggaggaggaggaggaggagaggaggaggaggaggcaatggagatggagatggatagagatggaggtggaggaggaggaggaggaggaggaggaggaggaggaggagaaggaaaaggagaaggagaaaaagaaggagaaggaagaggaggaggaggaggaaaaagaggaagacgaaggtgaggagaaagaaggagaggggggagaaagaaggagaagaagtagAAGAATGTAGAAGGATgaggagaggaaggggaagagaagaaggggaaggagaaggagatgaagaaaaaggaggaggaaaaagaaggggaaggagaaCAAGAGGGAAATGAAAGTgacaagaaagaagaagagaggggaagaagaggaagaagaagaagaaggaaaggaagtagaatggtgaaggaggaggaagagaaaggaaaggggaaggagaaaaagaaggagaaaagaaatgttAAAAACATAAGGCTatgctatgtgttgtcaaaggctttcatgtctggaatcactggattgctgtgagttttccgggctgtatggccatgttctagaagcattctttcctgattttagagtattaaaaaaactctataatcaggacagtaaataaagaacaacactcagaaaacagaggaattccaggcatgaaacaatcagggccagttaacacctcccaacaaacgattgccccaaggcaggaagcagccagaccttgaagttgaaaggctattcaatgctaatcaagctggccaattgcaacattcacactttcctccaacagacaagagttctttctcccaccatgaacagtccacacatatataaaccccacttgcctagttatttacttatttattacaacatttatatcctgcccttctcacctgagaggggactcagggtggcttacaataaacacacatataaaaattatacaatacactataaatcaaattaaaaattattaacttacatcaacattcatgaaaacattctaaaatacaaatggacatgttaaAGTTCAaaatagtttccaatagacctcacaccctctgaggatgcctgccatagatgtgggtgaaacgtcaggagagaatgcttctggaacatggccatacagcccggaaaactcacagcaacccataagcCTATGCTCTCTGAACACTTCAGAAGTAAGTGGCGCAAGTAAGGAGGAAGGcgcagaaggagagggaggacctGCGCGAAGCCAAGGGAAACTTGTTTAGGGCAAGAAGAGGGCATCTTACCAGAGAGGGAAGGAGGCAAGGTCAGGAAGGAGAAGCCCGAGACCCCGGAGCGAGGTCCGCATGGGCTGTTGTGGCAAGAGCCGGGAAGGGAAGGGCTGGTGAGCGCTGCCCGAGGTGCTGAAGCCCGGCTCCTCGCCCGTCCGCTTGCTAGCGCTGCCCGAGGTGCTGAAGCCCggctcccccccccgcccgcccGCCTGCTAGCGCTGTCCGAGGTGCTGAATCCCGGCTCCGCGCTCTGTCCGTCTGGCCCACCAGGCTGAGGGCACGCTCGCCCGCCCGTCTGCCAAggtcctccctctctccctctctctctcgggGGCTGCGAGGCTTCCTTCCTCCTCGCGTGGCTGTGGCTGGCGAGCGACTGAGCGGAGGAAGGCGCGAGCAGAGGCTCAGAGGCTGCCAGTCTGACGTCAATGCCAGCCGGGCGAGGGCAGGGCGGAAGTGGCTCCCCGCGGGAAGGCAAAGGCGGGGGGCTTGGCCTCAAagacccccctccctccttccgccTTGACTGGGAGGAGAAAGGGAGCGCAATGCAAAAAAGGGGAGGGAAGGGGCACGTGGACTGGCAGGagaggcgggaggagggggcGCCCAAGTCCAGGCAGGAAAAGCCTTGGCACTAAGGTGACGGAAGGCCAGAGAGAGTCAGGGCTGGAGACCCCTTtggggggctgaggaggaagacgCCATTCAGACACCCAGGCCACCCTGCCATCAGCTCGTGTATCTTACTATTGGTTTCCGTTTCCTGGCCTGGATGCATGGAGTGGTGACCTGGTGTCGCCTCTGGCCCattgaaaataactgcac
Encoded here:
- the gpr6 gene encoding G-protein coupled receptor 6, encoding MNESTPSNETGAPAPWIQASAGNSSLELSSRLPIFLINPWDIMLCISGTIIACENAIVVAIIFYTPSLRTPMFVLIGSLATADLLAGVGLILNFVFQYLIQSETISLITVGFLVASFTASVSSLLAITVDRYLSLYNALTYYSERTVLCIHMMLIITWGVSLCLGLLPVLGWNCLEDYSSCSIVRPLTKSNVTLLSASFFFIFILMLHLYIKICKIVCRHAHQIALQQHFLTASHYVATKKGVSTLAIILGTFGASWLPFAIYCVVGKPQYPAVYTYATLLPATYNSMINPIIYAYRNQEIQRSMWVLFCGCFQAKVPFRSRSPSDV